Proteins encoded together in one Telopea speciosissima isolate NSW1024214 ecotype Mountain lineage chromosome 4, Tspe_v1, whole genome shotgun sequence window:
- the LOC122660419 gene encoding probable 1-deoxy-D-xylulose-5-phosphate synthase, chloroplastic, with amino-acid sequence MALSSFSFPGYLLRDVATDSLKSISSLHHVFWVTDLQNQYQNRLPQVKRRTGNVCASLSEKGEYHSQRPPTPLLDTINYPIHMKNLSIKELKQLADELRSDVIFNVSNTGGHLGSSLGVVELTVALHYVFNAPQDKLLWDVGHQSYPHKILTGRRDKMQTMRQTNGLSGFTKRSESEYDCFGAGHSSTSISAALGMAVGRDLKGRKNNVIAVIGDGAMTAGQAYEAMNNAGYLDTDMIVILNDNKQVSLPTATLDGPIPPVGALSSALSRLQSSRPLRELREVAKGVTKQIGGSMHELAAKVDEYARGMISGSGSTLFEELGLYYIGPVDGHNIDDLVAILKEVKSTHTTGPVLIHVITEKGRGYPYAEKAADKYHGVTKFDPATGKQFKAPVPTRSYTTYFAEALIAEAEVDKDIVAIHAAMGGGTGLNLFLRRFPTRCFDVGIAEQHAVTFAAGLACEGLKPFCAIYSSFLQRAYDQVVHDVDLQKLPVRFALDRAGLVGADGPTHSGSFDVTYMACLPNMVVMAPSDEAELFHMVATAAAIDDRPSCFRYPRGNGIGIQLPPGNKGIPLEVGKGRILLEGERVALLGYGTAVQSCLAAASLVQRYDIQLTVADARFCKPLDQELIRSLAKSHEFLITVEEGSIGGFGSHVAQSLALNRLLDGTTKWRPLVLPDRYIDHGSPADQMAEAGLTASHIAATVFNILGLNREALEVMS; translated from the exons ATGGCTCTGTCATCGTTTTCTTTCCCTGGTTATCTGCTCAGAGATGTAGCTACAGATTCCCTGAAATCCATTTCGAGCTTACATCATGTGTTCTGGGTAACAGATCTGCAGAACCAATATCAGAACAGGCTTCCACAG GTCAAGAGAAGGACCGGAAATGTCTGTGCATCACTATCAGAGAAGGGGGAGTATCACTCGCAGAGACCACCAACTCCTCTTTTGGACACTATCAACTATCCAATCCACATGAAAAATCTCTCAATTAAG GAACTTAAACAACTCGCCGATGAGCTACGTTCCGATGTCATCTTCAACGTCTCTAATACCGGAGGTCACCTGGGTTCAAGCCTTGGAGTGGTTGAGCTTACTGTGGCTCTCCATTATGTCTTCAATGCCCCACAGGATAAGTTACTCTGGGATGTGGGTCATCAG TCTTATCCACACAAAATTCTTACTGGGAGAAGAGATAAGATGCAAACTATGCGTCAGACGAATGGGTTGTCGGGATTCACTAAACGTTCTGAGAGCGAATATGATTGCTTCGGCGCTGGTCACAGTTCAACCAGTATCTCAGCTGCCTTGG GAATGGCTGTTGGAAGGGATCTGAAAGGCAGAAAAAACAATGTGATTGCTGTCATAGGGGATGGTGCCATGACTGCAGGGCAAGCATATGAGGCAATGAACAATGCTGGGTATTTAGACACGGACATGATTGTGATACTCAATGATAACAAACAGGTTTCCCTACCAACTGCTACTCTAGATGGCCCCATTCCACCTGTAGGAGCTTTGAGCAGTGCTCTCAGTAGGTTGCAGTCCAGCAGGCCCCTTAGAGAGCTGAGGGAGGTTGCCAAG GGAGTTACAAAGCAGATTGGCGGTTCAATGCATGAACTGGCAGCCAAAGTTGATGAATACGCCCGTGGGATGATCAGCGGATCTGGTTCAACACTGTTCGAGGAGCTTGGTCTCTATTATATTGGTCCAGTTGATGGCCACAACATAGATGATCTTGTAGCTATTCTCAAGGAAGTCAAGAGTACCCATACAACAGGCCCTGTCCTCATCCATGTTATTACCGAGAAAGGTCGAGGTTATCCATATGCGGAGAAAGCTGCAGACAAGTACCATG GTGTTACAAAGTTTGATCCAGCTACTGGCAAGCAATTCAAAGCTCCTGTTCCTACTCGATCTTACACAACATATTTTGCAGAGGCTTTGATTGCAGAAGCAGAGGTTGACAAAGACATTGTTGCCATACATGCTGCAATGGGAGGAGGGACAGGCCTTAATCTATTCCTTCGCCGCTTCCCAACACGATGTTTTGATGTTGGGATCGCAGAGCAACATGCTGTCACTTTTGCTGCTGGTCTTGCTTGTGAAGGCCTTAAGCCATTTTGTGCCATCTATTCATCTTTCCTACAGAGGGCTTATGATCAG GTGGTGCACGATGTGGATTTGCAGAAACTGCCAGTGAGGTTTGCATTGGACAGAGCCGGCTTGGTTGGAGCTGATGGACCTACTCATTCCGGGTCATTCGATGTCACTTACATGGCATGCCTTCCAAACATGGTTGTGATGGCTCCTTCAGATGAGGCAGAGCTCTTCCATATGGTTGCAACTGCTGCTGCCATAGATGATCGACCCAGTTGCTTCCGATACCCAAGAGGAAATGGAATTGGCATTCAGCTGCCGCCAGGGAACAAGGGTATCCCTCTGGAG GTTGGCAAAGGCCGGATTTTGTTGGAGGGTGAGAGAGTGGCACTTTTGGGCTATGGAACAGCAGTTCAAAGTTGTTTAGCTGCAGCTTCTTTAGTTCAACGCTATGATATACAGTTAACAGTAGCAGATGCGCGCTTCTGCAAGCCACTTGATCAAGAACTCATTCGCAGCCTCGCTAAATCACATGAGTTTCTAATCACAGTGGAAGAAGGATCTATTGGAGGATTTGGATCTCATGTTGCCCAGTCCTTGGCCCTCAATAGACTTCTTGATGGAACAACAAAG TGGAGACCACTAGTTCTTCCTGATCGGTACATTGATCATGGATCACCAGCTGATCAGATGGCCGAAGCTGGCCTCACAGCTTCTCATATTGCTGCAACTGTATTCAACATCCTTGGACTAAACAGAGAGGCCCTTGAGGTCATGTCATAG